From the Thermovirga lienii DSM 17291 genome, one window contains:
- a CDS encoding amino acid/amide ABC transporter substrate-binding protein, HAAT family (PFAM: Receptor family ligand binding region~COGs: COG0683 ABC-type branched-chain amino acid transport systems periplasmic component~InterPro IPR001828: IPR000709~KEGG: aco:Amico_0155 extracellular ligand-binding receptor~PFAM: Extracellular ligand-binding receptor~SPTR: Extracellular ligand-binding receptor), with amino-acid sequence MRKGFAVLLLAAFSLTLFMGAAMAEEVVKVGYLAALTGDWAAYGQTELKSAQLAVEEINASGALGNLKLELVPYDFRSRPEDAVNAVRRMINQDKVVAIVGANSSGVNIATAPVVNQAGVPQIGTVSTNPYVTMDESGKVRPYSFRVCFTDPYQGKLIAYFSAKDLGKLKAAILYDVSSDYSQGLREFFIKSYEDYGGKVVADLGFRGGQDVDFRAQLTEIRNSGADVLVLPNMGKEMALIMKQARELGMNDIVFVGGDGYGEFMWEIAGDAMENSYWINHVSPEDPAMQPFFEAYKKKYNDECKEFVNGILAYDAVYFLADAVKRAGKADAEAITKALAETKGLQLHHAVITMDEFHNPKDKDGVVLIAKDGKGRFYKKVRPE; translated from the coding sequence GTGAGGAAAGGTTTTGCAGTGTTACTTCTTGCGGCATTTTCTTTGACCCTGTTCATGGGGGCCGCCATGGCGGAAGAGGTAGTCAAAGTAGGCTACCTTGCAGCACTCACAGGAGATTGGGCAGCTTACGGTCAGACTGAATTGAAATCTGCCCAATTGGCTGTGGAGGAAATCAACGCTTCTGGAGCGTTGGGCAATTTGAAGTTGGAACTCGTTCCCTATGACTTCCGTTCAAGACCGGAAGACGCGGTAAACGCCGTCAGGAGAATGATCAACCAGGACAAGGTAGTAGCCATAGTTGGGGCCAACAGCAGCGGGGTCAACATAGCCACTGCTCCAGTGGTCAACCAGGCTGGAGTTCCCCAGATCGGAACAGTTTCCACGAACCCATATGTCACCATGGACGAAAGCGGCAAGGTAAGGCCCTACTCCTTCAGAGTATGCTTCACAGACCCCTACCAGGGTAAACTCATTGCTTACTTCTCGGCCAAGGACCTTGGGAAGCTCAAAGCTGCCATCCTCTACGATGTCAGCAGCGACTACTCCCAGGGACTCCGTGAGTTCTTCATAAAGAGCTACGAAGACTACGGCGGGAAAGTCGTGGCGGACCTGGGCTTCAGGGGTGGACAAGACGTGGACTTTAGGGCACAGCTCACCGAGATCCGCAACAGCGGTGCTGACGTTCTAGTACTGCCCAACATGGGTAAAGAGATGGCCCTCATAATGAAGCAGGCCAGGGAGCTTGGCATGAACGACATAGTCTTCGTAGGCGGCGATGGTTACGGAGAGTTCATGTGGGAGATAGCAGGAGATGCCATGGAAAATTCATACTGGATCAACCACGTATCTCCTGAAGATCCTGCAATGCAGCCCTTCTTTGAAGCCTACAAGAAAAAATACAACGACGAATGTAAGGAGTTCGTAAACGGCATTCTCGCTTATGACGCTGTCTACTTCCTGGCAGACGCCGTAAAGCGTGCTGGCAAGGCCGATGCTGAGGCTATAACCAAAGCCCTTGCCGAGACGAAGGGTCTTCAACTGCACCACGCTGTAATCACCATGGACGAGTTCCACAATCCTAAGGATAAGGATGGAGTCGTTCTGATAGCCAAGGACGGCAAGGGAAGGTTCTACAAGAAGGTAAGACCAGAGTAA
- a CDS encoding HAD-superfamily hydrolase, subfamily IIB (PFAM: haloacid dehalogenase-like hydrolase~TIGRFAM: Cof subfamily of IIB subfamily of haloacid dehalogenase superfamily; HAD-superfamily hydrolase, subfamily IIB~COGs: COG0561 hydrolase of the HAD superfamily~InterPro IPR013200: IPR006379~KEGG: aco:Amico_0670 HAD-superfamily hydrolase, subfamily IIB~PFAM: Haloacid dehalogenase domain protein hydrolase type 3~SPTR: HAD-superfamily hydrolase, subfamily IIB;~TIGRFAM: HAD-superfamily hydrolase, subfamily IIB), translating into MTFLFSIFRSTQTITYNITSRVVMRLEEKLEKILITDIDGTLAHRDVIPEQVAEACKRLRVSGWTLLVATGRILASALPHIHNIGASSPAIVYDGARIMDFQKGVSVWEKKMPKSLVKEVLILGWNYGVGIQVIGDEMVFCRPHDEAVIDYFSSLGVEVRPSLKDPQELDSIFRVIFHGDRALIRKLHDHMSAKLNGKASVTMAGDGFLDILPVHVSKGHALAELLGQRSSKNRIVVAAGDHMNDETLLRTAHVAFTMEDAPKELKEIADVVLPPSEEGGFVKIVDYLEDKDFLNTILSSKALDDLQNHDVLTLKGGVEPWRRR; encoded by the coding sequence ATGACGTTTTTATTCAGTATTTTTAGGTCTACTCAGACAATAACGTATAATATAACTTCAAGGGTGGTGATGAGATTGGAAGAAAAGTTGGAGAAAATTCTAATAACTGACATAGACGGCACCCTTGCTCATAGGGATGTCATTCCTGAGCAAGTGGCTGAGGCTTGTAAAAGGCTGAGGGTGAGTGGATGGACTTTATTGGTGGCCACAGGAAGGATCCTAGCGTCTGCTTTGCCCCATATTCATAACATAGGAGCCTCAAGCCCGGCTATAGTCTACGACGGAGCCCGAATAATGGATTTTCAAAAAGGAGTTTCTGTATGGGAAAAGAAGATGCCCAAATCCCTTGTGAAAGAGGTTCTGATCCTTGGATGGAATTACGGTGTGGGAATTCAAGTCATAGGAGACGAAATGGTTTTCTGTAGACCCCATGATGAAGCTGTGATAGATTATTTCAGTAGTCTTGGAGTCGAAGTGAGGCCAAGCCTAAAGGACCCCCAGGAGCTTGACTCCATTTTCAGGGTGATTTTTCATGGTGATAGGGCTTTGATAAGAAAGCTCCATGACCATATGTCCGCCAAACTAAATGGCAAGGCTTCAGTGACCATGGCGGGAGATGGTTTTTTAGACATATTGCCTGTACATGTCTCCAAGGGGCACGCCTTGGCTGAACTTTTAGGGCAAAGGAGTTCAAAAAACAGAATCGTTGTAGCAGCAGGTGACCACATGAACGACGAAACTCTTTTGCGCACAGCACATGTAGCTTTTACCATGGAAGACGCACCTAAGGAGCTCAAGGAAATAGCAGACGTGGTATTGCCCCCATCCGAGGAAGGGGGGTTTGTAAAGATAGTGGATTATCTTGAAGATAAAGATTTCCTAAATACTATTTTGTCGAGCAAGGCGCTTGATGATTTGCAAAACCATGATGTATTGACTCTAAAAGGAGGTGTCGAACCTTGGAGGAGAAGGTAA
- a CDS encoding Na+/solute symporter (PFAM: Sodium:solute symporter family~COGs: COG0591 Na+/proline symporter~InterPro IPR001734~KEGG: aco:Amico_0718 Na+/solute symporter~PFAM: Na+/solute symporter~SPTR: Na+/solute symporter), giving the protein MVILFFALLGANTGKGVQNEDYCLAGRKSSVISVSGILLGALVGGASTVGTVQMAYSYGLSAWWFTLGGGIGCLVLGLFFAAPLRASGLQTITQFLAEKYGSKTAKVSMWASVIGTFISVIAQFLAGAALLKGIVPINDWAIMLIFSLAILAFIFLGGLKSYSKIGVYKIVFLYGILFLCFIVSLRELGWDYLKVTKNLPSKPFFSLFGLGVGKGLSAGTSLVVGVLCTQIYIQAVFSSSSPKTAKNGALLAAFLMPPLGLLGIWIGLYLRSSGVDISPSEALSFFIHNHFPPFLAGAIWAGILITVIGTAAGLALGMATNLVSDFLIPARRQGANALWLNRLMILVVIFGAAAIAALGKASMILEWSYLSMGLRGAGTFFPLVIGILKPGLLPPRWAFWSSSLGLSTTLFWPLTGLPLKPLFAGLGASALASMIGLFMNSIKKG; this is encoded by the coding sequence TTGGTTATCCTTTTTTTCGCCCTGCTGGGAGCAAATACAGGCAAGGGCGTACAAAACGAGGATTATTGTCTGGCAGGCAGAAAGTCCTCTGTCATATCGGTTTCAGGGATATTACTAGGCGCTCTCGTTGGAGGTGCCTCAACGGTTGGAACGGTCCAGATGGCCTACTCGTATGGCCTTTCAGCTTGGTGGTTCACTCTGGGCGGAGGTATTGGTTGTCTGGTTTTAGGTTTGTTTTTTGCAGCTCCACTACGGGCCTCAGGCTTGCAAACCATAACTCAGTTTCTGGCAGAAAAATACGGCTCCAAAACCGCAAAAGTTTCCATGTGGGCCTCCGTTATAGGAACCTTTATATCAGTGATAGCCCAGTTTCTTGCGGGGGCAGCTTTATTGAAGGGTATCGTTCCAATAAACGACTGGGCTATAATGCTAATTTTCTCATTGGCCATCCTTGCTTTCATATTTCTCGGAGGTCTGAAAAGCTACAGCAAAATAGGCGTATATAAGATTGTCTTCCTATACGGGATACTATTTTTATGCTTTATAGTATCCCTAAGGGAGCTCGGTTGGGATTATTTAAAGGTCACGAAGAACCTTCCTTCCAAGCCTTTTTTTTCCCTGTTCGGGTTGGGCGTTGGAAAAGGCTTAAGCGCAGGTACATCCCTGGTAGTGGGAGTTTTATGCACCCAAATATATATCCAGGCCGTATTCTCCTCTTCCTCGCCTAAAACAGCAAAGAACGGAGCTTTACTTGCCGCTTTCTTGATGCCGCCGCTGGGACTTTTAGGAATATGGATAGGCTTGTACCTTAGAAGCTCAGGTGTTGATATATCTCCATCGGAGGCTCTCAGCTTTTTCATACACAATCACTTCCCACCATTTTTGGCCGGAGCTATTTGGGCAGGCATACTCATAACGGTTATAGGTACTGCAGCTGGCTTAGCACTGGGAATGGCCACTAACTTGGTATCAGACTTTCTAATTCCCGCTAGAAGGCAAGGAGCAAACGCTCTGTGGCTTAACAGGCTAATGATACTGGTGGTAATCTTTGGTGCTGCAGCTATTGCGGCTTTGGGTAAAGCCTCTATGATCCTGGAGTGGAGTTACCTCAGCATGGGACTTAGGGGAGCTGGAACGTTTTTCCCCCTCGTCATAGGTATACTTAAACCTGGCCTTTTACCCCCAAGGTGGGCCTTTTGGTCCAGCTCCCTTGGGCTGTCGACCACCCTCTTTTGGCCATTGACAGGGCTTCCACTAAAACCTCTTTTTGCTGGGCTAGGGGCCTCAGCTCTGGCATCCATGATAGGTCTGTTCATGAATTCCATAAAAAAGGGGTAG
- a CDS encoding protein of unknown function DUF355 (PFAM: Adenosine specific kinase~COGs: COG1839 conserved hypothetical protein~InterPro IPR007153~KEGG: tai:Taci_0687 protein of unknown function DUF355~PFAM: protein of unknown function DUF355~SPTR: Putative uncharacterized protein) → MEEKVKLDVVEMTIPDECNIIVGQSHFIKTVEDMYEALVTTSPYLEFGIAFNEASGPCLIRKDGNAEDLIEAAVENAKRIGAGHVFVVLLRKGYPINVLNKLKSIQEVCRIYAATANPLQIIVAETGQGRGVMGVIDGASPKGVEGQEDIEARKKLLRDIIGYKR, encoded by the coding sequence TTGGAGGAGAAGGTAAAACTGGATGTTGTTGAGATGACCATTCCCGATGAATGTAACATAATTGTAGGACAGAGCCATTTTATCAAGACCGTTGAGGACATGTATGAGGCTTTGGTTACCACATCGCCGTACTTGGAGTTTGGGATAGCTTTCAACGAAGCCTCTGGACCGTGCCTTATAAGGAAGGACGGCAACGCCGAGGATCTAATTGAGGCAGCTGTGGAGAATGCGAAGAGGATCGGTGCAGGACATGTCTTCGTCGTGCTGCTCCGAAAGGGTTACCCCATCAATGTCCTCAATAAACTCAAATCCATTCAGGAAGTATGCAGGATATATGCCGCGACGGCCAACCCTCTTCAAATCATAGTGGCTGAGACAGGCCAGGGCAGAGGGGTGATGGGGGTTATCGATGGGGCTTCCCCTAAAGGCGTGGAAGGGCAAGAGGATATAGAGGCAAGAAAGAAGCTGCTCAGGGATATTATAGGTTATAAGCGCTGA